A genomic region of Pyrus communis chromosome 14, drPyrComm1.1, whole genome shotgun sequence contains the following coding sequences:
- the LOC137716135 gene encoding fasciclin-like arabinogalactan protein 4 → MANTFPTSHRTPTALLYFLLLLSSSSIHALNISTLLSPFPDLSSFASLLNSSISSDLLPRSSLTLLAVPNSFVSSTSYLTRRLSPSSRADVLRYHVLLEYLSPSDLLRLPPSGKLVTTLFQTTGHATSNFGSVNLTRDPSTGVVSIHSPGPFSPSNATVLSLVTNLPYNVSIFSVNSLLVPYGFDLMASETRPPLGLNITKALIDGHNFNVAASMLAASGVVEEFEADEGGPGITLFVPTDTAFSNLPSTVRLQSLPADKKAVVLKFHVIHSYYPLGSLESIVNPVQPTLATDDGGATSYTLNISRINGSMVISTGIVQAMVTQTVFDQKPVSIFGVSAVLLPKEIFGKTPVFAKPGSPLAGAPPPYIALSPESLNEPPSNLSSPPDFREEIGSDAAAAGAINGLRSLWIASCCIGLYLMV, encoded by the coding sequence ATGGCCAATACATTTCCCACTTCCCATCGTACCCCTACAGCCCTCCTCtatttcctcctccttctctccTCGTCCTCGATCCACGCCCTCAACATCTCCACCCTCCTCTCCCCCTTTCCCGACCTCTCCTCCTTCGCCTCCCTCCTCAACTCCTCCATCTCCTCTGACCTCCTCCCCCGCTCCTCCCTCACCCTCCTCGCCGTCCCCAATTCTTTCGTCTCCTCCACCTCTTACCTCACGCGCCGCCTCTCCCCTTCCTCACGTGCCGACGTCCTCCGCTACCACGTCCTCCTCGAGTACCTCTCCCCTTCCGACCTCCTCCGCCTCCCTCCCTCTGGCAAGCTCGTCACCACCCTATTCCAAACCACCGGCCACGCCACCAGCAACTTCGGCTCCGTCAACCTCACCCGCGACCCCTCTACCGGCGTCGTCTCGATCCACTCCCCGGGCCCCTTCTCCCCCTCGAACGCCACCGTTTTATCCCTCGTCACAAACCTCCCGTACAATGTCTCCATCTTTTCCGTTAATTCCCTTTTAGTCCCCTACGGATTCGACCTCATGGCCTCCGAGACCCGCCCGCCACTCGGCCTCAACATCACCAAGGCCCTCATCGACGGCCACAATTTCAACGTCGCAGCCTCCATGCTCGCAGCATCCGGCGTCGTCGAGGAGTTCGAGGCCGACGAGGGCGGCCCCGGAATCACCCTCTTCGTCCCTACTGACACCGCGTTCTCCAATCTCCCATCCACCGTCCGCCTCCAGTCCCTCCCGGCCGACAAAAAAGCGGTAGTTCTCAAATTCCACGTCATCCACTCCTACTACCCGCTCGGTTCGCTAGAGTCGATTGTGAACCCGGTCCAGCCCACATTGGCCACGGACGACGGCGGAGCCACGTCGTACACTCTCAACATCAGCAGAATAAACGGCTCAATGGTGATCAGCACCGGGATCGTCCAGGCCATGGTCACCCAGACGGTATTCGACCAAAAGCCCGTGTCAATTTTCGGGGTTTCGGCGGTTTTATTGCCCAAGGAGATATTCGGGAAAACCCCGGTTTTTGCAAAACCCGGGTCTCCCTTAGCGGGGGCTCCTCCCCCCTACATTGCCCTGTCGCCGGAGAGCCTCAATGAGCCTCCGTCGAACCTCTCTTCGCCGCCGGACTTTCGCGAAGAGATCGGATCggatgctgctgctgctggtgcaATCAATGGGTTGCGGAGCTTGTGGATTGCATCTTGTTGTATAGGATTGTATTTAATGGTATGA